A portion of the Pagrus major chromosome 8, Pma_NU_1.0 genome contains these proteins:
- the LOC141000729 gene encoding cytochrome P450 2B4-like: MIASIVLLWVCVFVILLLLKSWRPKNFPPGPIILPILGNILELSLENPLKDFERLRKTHGNVYSLYIGSKPAVVINGLQAMKEALMTRSNEFAGRPQDLFVNDTTQRKGVILADYGSSWKEHRRFALMTLRNFGLGKDSMEERIHGEIQYVIKTLEKSIGSTLSPQVMFHNASSNIICQVLFGTRYEYDDMFIKTIVQCFTENAKIANGPWAMLYDSFPLIRSLPLPFMKAFKNVETCQKIAKRLLAEHKSTRVPGEPRDFVDCYFDEMDKRGDDGSSFSEGQLSMYALDLHFAGTDTTSNTLLTGFLYLMGHPHIQERCQQEIDTVLEGKEKATFNDRHNMPYMQAVIHEVQRVANTVPLSVPHCTTKDTELMGYSIPRGTLIIPNMTSLMNEEGEWKFPHEFNPENFLNDQGEFVKPEAFMPFSAGPRMCLGEGLARMELFLITVTLLRKFKFTWPEDAGEPDYTPVYGVTLTPKPYRMKIEPRATE; the protein is encoded by the exons ATGATCGCCTCAATCGTCCTGCTCTGGGTCTGCGTTTTCGTTATCCTCCTTCTCCTCAAATCATGGAGGCCCAAAAACTTTCCACCGGGACCGATCATCCTGCCAATACTGGGGAACATTTTGGAGTTGAGCCTAGAAAACCCCTTGAAGGACTTTGAGAGG CTGAGGAAGACTCATGGAAACGTCTACAGTCTGTACATCGGTTCCAAGCCAGCTGTTGTCATCAATGGGTTGCAGGCCATGAAGGAGGCTCTCATGACCAGGTCCAATGAGTTTGCCGGACGACCCCAAGACCTGTTTGTCAATGACACCACCCAGAGGAAAG GAGTGATTCTGGCGGATTATGGCTCTAGTTGGAAGGAGCATCGTCGCTTTGCCTTGATGACGTTGAGGAACTTCGGTCTGGGGAAGGATTCCATGGAGGAGAGGATTCATGGAGAGATACAATACGTCATTAAGACACTGGAAAAGAGCATTG GCTCAACCTTGTCTCCTCAAGTTATGTTTCATAATGCGTCCTCCAACATCATCTGCCAGGTTCTGTTTGGTACACGCTACGAGTACGACGACATGTTCATCAAAACAATTGTACAGTGCTTCACTGAGAATGCCAAGATAGCCAATGGACCATGGGCCATG ctgTATGACTCTTTCCCCTTGATTCGGAGCCTGCCACTGCCCTTCATGAAGGCCTTTAAGAATGTTGAG ACTTGTCAGAAAATTGCCAAACGTCTTTTGGCCGAGCACAAGAGCACCAGAGTCCCTGGGGAGCCACGAGACTTTGTTGATTGCTATTTTGATGAAATGGATaag AGAGGCGATGACGGTTCTTCATTCTCAGAAGGTCAACTGTCTATGTATGCTCTGGATCTTCACTTTGCTGGGACTGACACAACCTCCAACACCCTGCTCACTGGTTTCCTCTACCTCATGGGCCACCCACACATACAGG AGCGTTGTCAACAGGAGATAGACACGGTGTTGGAAGGGAAGGAAAAGGCCACTTTTAACGACAGACACAATATGCCTTACATGCAG GCTGTGATCCATGAAGTGCAGAGGGTAGCCAACACTGTCCCACTCAGCGTTCCTCACTGTACGACTAAAGACACAGAGCTCATGGGATATTCCATTCCCAGA GGTACGCTGATCATCCCTAACATGACATCTTTGATGAATGAGGAGGGAGAGTGGAAATTTCCTCATGAATTCAACCCTGAAAATTTCCTCAACGACCAGGGAGAGTTTGTTAAACCTGAGGCTTTCATGCCTTTCTCCGCAG GTCCTCGTATGTGTCTTGGAGAGGGTCTGGCTCGCATGGAGCTCTTCCTCATCACGGTGACGCTGCTTAGGAAGTTTAAGTTCACCTGGCCTGAGGATGCAGGAGAGCCAGACTACACACCAGTCTATGGGGTTACTCTGACTCCCAAACCTTATCGCATGAAGATCGAACCCAGAGCAACTGAGTAA
- the LOC141000728 gene encoding cytochrome P450 2D15-like, translated as MFASVVLLLAVGVLLVLVLFPTSRAKNFPPGPQPIPIFGNLLELNLENPLADLERLAKRYGNVYSIFIGPRPAVVINGLQALKEALVNKAADFSGRPQDQMVNHAVQVKADAPGVILADYNPAWREQRRFGLMTLRNFGLGKQSMEERILGEIQRILKILEQSVGKPMSPHLMFHNAASNIICQVLFAKQFDYDDEFMNFFVSLFHETSKIINSRWGLIYDSIPMVRNLPLPFQKAFKMFKIAHERRLEMLAENKKSRVPGKPRHFIDSYLDEMDKRGDDGSSFSEDQLCAFLLDLHFAGTDTTANTLLAAFLYLMNYPHVQERCQQEIDKVLDGKDQVSFEDRHRMPYVQAVIHESQRMANTVPLSVFHCTTKDTELMGYSIPRGTTIIPNLSSVLYEEGQWKSAHEFNPENFLDEKGEFVKPEAFMPFSTGPRMCLGEGLARMELFLILVTLLRRFKFIWPEDAGEPDFTPVYGTTQTPKPYSMKVQLR; from the exons ATGTTTGCATCTGTGGTTCTACTCTTGGCTGTGGGAGTTCTGCTCGTCCTGGTCCTCTTTCCAACCAGCAGGGCCAAAAATTTCCCTCCAGGCCCCCAACCCATCCCCATCTTTGGAAACCTGCTGGAGCTCAATCTGGAGAACCCCCTGGCAGATCTGGAGAGG ttGGCCAAACGCTATGGCAACGTCTACAGCATTTTCATCGGTCCCAGGCCAGCAGTCGTCATCAATGGGCTGCAGGCTTTGAAAGAAGCACTGGTCAACAAAGCTGCTGACTTCTCTGGCAGACCACAAGACCAAATGGTCAATCATGCTGTACAAGTGAAAG CTGATGCTCCTGGAGTGATTCTAGCAGATTATAACCCTGCCTGGAGAGAGCAGCGACGCTTTGGTCTGATGACCCTCAGAAACTTCGGCCTGGGGAAACAGTCCATGGAGGAGAGGATCCTGGGAGAGATACAACGCATCTTAAAAATACTGGAGCAGAGTGTTG gTAAGCCCATGAGCCCCCATCTGATGTTCCACAACGCAGCCTCCAACATCATCTGCCAAGTTCTGTTCGCGAAGCAGTTTGACTATGACGATGAGTTCATGAATTTTTTTGTCAGTCTTTTTCATGAGACCTCCAAAATAATCAACAGCCGCTGGGGTTTG ATTTATGATTCGATACCGATGGTGCGCAACCTCCCACTGCCCTTCCAGAAAGCATTTAAGATGTTCAAG ATTGCACATGAAAGACGTTTGGAGATGTTGGCTGAGAACAAAAAGTCCAGAGTTCCTGGTAAGCCGCGGCATTTCATAGACAGCTACCTGGATGAAATGgataag agaggagatgatggctcGTCATTTTCTGAAGACCAGCTTTGTGCATTTCTTTTGGATCTTCACTTTGCTGGGACTGACACGACTGCCAACACCCTGCTCGCTGCCTTCCTCTATCTAATGAATTATCCACACGTACAGG AGCGTTGTCAGCAGGAAATAGACAAAGTTCTGGATGGGAAGGATCAAGTCAGTTTTGAAGACAGACACAGGATGCCCTATGTGCAG GCTGTCATCCATGAGAGCCAGAGGATGGCAAACACAGTCCCTCTCAGTGTTTTCCACTGCACCACTAAAGACACAGAGTTAATGGGATACTCCATTCCCAGG GGAACCACTATCATCCCCAATCTGTCCTCAGTGTTGTATGAGGAGGGACAGTGGAAATCTGCCCACGAATTCAACCCTGAAAACTTCCTCGATGAGAAGGGAGAGTTTGTGAAGCCAGAGGCCTTCATGCCTTTCTCTACAG GTCCTCGTATGTGTCTCGGAGAGGGTCTGGCTCGTATGGAGCTCTTCCTCATCCTGGTGACTCTGCTGAGGAGGTTCAAGTTCATCTGGCCTGAGGATGCAGGAGAGCCCgacttcactcctgtttatgGAACGACCCAGACCCCAAAACCTTATTCCATGAAGGTCCAACTCAGATAA
- the psme3ip1 gene encoding PSME3-interacting protein — protein MAGGGAAGVDLSRKFVSESELDEKRKKRQEEWEKVRKPEDPEEAPEEEYDPRSLFERLQEQKDKKQDEYEEQFKFRNMVRGLDEDESSFLDEVSRQQCLVEKQRRDEEKQELLEYRSALVKKASTESRKEPEKKAGPKNPGTEQRTSHLSQAHLLAGAVKRRSSSQSSDSSKKQKVEITTAATETAGNGERHTEQEEGAGRGAGGAEDQQKVPGLTAKTPSAPLSSGQGVVHLPSAAVCVGVLPGLWVYSGSSDSDSSSDSEGSVDAIMLPYPRHSRAYR, from the exons ATGGCAGGGGGAGGGGCAGCGGGCGTCGACCTCAGCAGGAAGTTTGTGTCAGAATCTGAGCTTGacgagaagaggaagaagagacaggaggaaTGGGAGAAAGTCAGGAAACCTGAAGACCCAGAGG AGGCCCCAGAGGAGGAGTACGACCCACGATCCCTCTTTGAGCGGCTACAGGAGcagaaagacaagaaacaaGATGAATATGAGGAGCAGTTCAAATTCA GGAACATGGTGAGAGGATTGGACGAGGATGAGTCCAGCTTCCTGGACGAGGTCTCCCGGCAACAGTGCCTGGTGGAGAAGCAACGCAGGGATGAGGAGAAGCAGGAACTGTTGGAATACAGA AGTGCTCTAGTGAAGAAGGCGTCCACTGAAAGCCGCAAAGAGCCTGAAAAGAAGGCCGGACCGAAAAATCCAGGGACGGAGCAAAGAACCAGCCACCTGTCTCAGGCCCATTTATTGGCTGGAGCTGTTAAAAGACGCAG TTCGTCCCAGTcgtcagacagcagcaagaaaCAGAAGGTGGaaatcacaacagcagcaacagaaacGGCAGGAAAcggagagagacacacag AACAGGAGGAAGGAGCTGGAAGGGGAGCAGGGGGAGCTGAAGATCAACAAAAAGTCCCCGGTCTGACAGCGAAGACCCCCTCGGCTCCCCTGAGCTCCGGTCAAGGCGTGGTACACCTACCGTCGGCAGCCGTGTGCGTCGGCGTTTTACCGGGACTCTGGGTTTATTCCGGCAGCAGCGACTCTGACAGCAGCTCGGACAGCGAAGGTAGCGTGGACGCAATCATGTTGCCGTACCCCCGGCACAGCAGGGCCTACAGATAG